The DNA segment TCCCGCGGAGTCCCGGATCGCCTGGGCCAGGTCCTGGGCGGTGACCGAACCGAAGAGCTTCCCGCCGGCTCCGGCCCGGGCCGTGATCGACACCTCGATACCGTCGATGCGCGCCGCCAGCTCGCGCAGCTGGCTCTCCTCCCTTGCCCGCTCCTGGGCCCGCACCTTCTGCAGGTGCTCGACCTGCTTCAGGTTGCCCCTGGTCGCCTCCATGGCGAACCCGCGGGGGAAGAGGTAGTTTCGGGCGTGGCCCGGGGCCACGTCCACCACGTCCCCCTTCTCCCCCAGCCCGTGCACCGTCTCTTTCAGGATCACCTTCACGGTGTTCCCCTCCCAGGAGGGAAGGCCTTACGGCCCACCCTCGCGCTGCAGCTTCCGGAAGTCGAGCCAGGCGTCCAGCATGCCCAGCCACGCCACCGGTTCCACCAAGGGCAGGAAGGGGGTGAGCAGAAGGATGGACACCAGCCACCTGCCCCCCTTGCCGACACCCCACTTCTCGAGATAGAACCAGACGACCGCAAGCCCCTCCACGAAGAAGAGGTGCGTGAAGAAGAAGACCAGGTTGAGGCCGAGAGCGAGCAGGGTCGCCTCGGACCCGGTCAGCCGCTGGGCGCGTACGGCCACCAGCAGGAGCTGGCCGGCGATGTAGCCCCACGCCAGCATCCAAGGAAAGCGCCACCGCCCGAATGGCTTCACCGGGCGCAAGGGCCGCCCGAGCCCCAGGAGCCAGCGCCCCGCCAGCCACTGGGCCACCACGGACCAGAAGCCCGTGGTCACCGCCAGGCCTGCGGGAAAGAGAAGGAAGACGCCTTGCGCCATCTGCTCCAGGTTCGCCCGCCAGGCTTCGAGCTGGGAGGCCGACGCTCCGCCAGCCTCCAGCGACCGCAGGAAGCTCTCCTCCATGACCGAACGCCACGACTCCACGGCCAGCCGAACCACGTCCACGCCCCAGGCAACCCAGGCGGCCACCCACACGATCGCAAGCACCCCCAGGGCGAAGACGGCGGGCGCCAGGTGGCACAAGGCCGGATGCCAGTCGCGCCGGTAGGCGTGGCCGCCTACCAGACCCATGCCGGCCACCAGCAGCACGAGCAACGCCCCAGAGAGGAGGAGCGGGAGCGTCTCCCGCGTCCCGGCCTCGAGGCCCATCCAGCCGTGGAGGACGGCCACCGCTCCGGCAGCCGCGAGGCTCCATGCCACCCCTGCCCGCCAACCCCGCAGGTCCGTCAGCACCGCCAGGGGCACCGGCAGGAACAGGAGCAACGGCGGAACGAGCTGACCCACCAGCGCGACGGCGGGGGCCAGGAGCCCAAGGCGCCAACCCGGCTGCCGCGGCACGCCCGGCGACGCCTGCGGCTGGCTCATCCGCGGCGGGACTCCCGCAGGTGTCGCTCGAGCGCTGAGAAGTCGCCGTACCACCGTTCCAACTGGTGCTCCTCCTGGATGTTGGCCCGCACCTGTGCGGCCACCTTTCGCTCCAGATCGTCGTAATCGATGCCCAACCGCCGGGCCAGCACCGAGGTCGCGACGACCACGGTGGCCAGGGTCTCGCCCAGGGCCTCTCCGTCGCCGTCCAGGCTTGCCCGCAAGAGCGACGCAACGCTTGCGACCAGCTCCGCCTTCAACCACTCGACGGTCTTCACGTGACGGGCCAGGCTTCCCTGCAGACCGGGGGACGACACGCGCGCCACCTCCTGAGGCGTGACTCCCCCCGCCGTGCCGGAGCTGAAGCGGACTGCCGCGCCTCCCTGAAAACCCGGCGTGGCCGGCGGGTTTTCCCGCCGGCCGGCCCTCAGTCGATGGTGTACG comes from the Limnochorda pilosa genome and includes:
- the rplI gene encoding 50S ribosomal protein L9 is translated as MKVILKETVHGLGEKGDVVDVAPGHARNYLFPRGFAMEATRGNLKQVEHLQKVRAQERAREESQLRELAARIDGIEVSITARAGAGGKLFGSVTAQDLAQAIRDSAGEELDRRKIQLAEPIRTLGRREVVVRLAPGIEASVVVVVTAEGGQPPAEASGEPAAAEAAEPQEPEQEQAPAEA
- a CDS encoding DUF2232 domain-containing protein — encoded protein: MSQPQASPGVPRQPGWRLGLLAPAVALVGQLVPPLLLFLPVPLAVLTDLRGWRAGVAWSLAAAGAVAVLHGWMGLEAGTRETLPLLLSGALLVLLVAGMGLVGGHAYRRDWHPALCHLAPAVFALGVLAIVWVAAWVAWGVDVVRLAVESWRSVMEESFLRSLEAGGASASQLEAWRANLEQMAQGVFLLFPAGLAVTTGFWSVVAQWLAGRWLLGLGRPLRPVKPFGRWRFPWMLAWGYIAGQLLLVAVRAQRLTGSEATLLALGLNLVFFFTHLFFVEGLAVVWFYLEKWGVGKGGRWLVSILLLTPFLPLVEPVAWLGMLDAWLDFRKLQREGGP
- a CDS encoding MazG-like family protein; its protein translation is MSSPGLQGSLARHVKTVEWLKAELVASVASLLRASLDGDGEALGETLATVVVATSVLARRLGIDYDDLERKVAAQVRANIQEEHQLERWYGDFSALERHLRESRRG